Proteins encoded by one window of Myripristis murdjan chromosome 1, fMyrMur1.1, whole genome shotgun sequence:
- the smim18 gene encoding small integral membrane protein 18, translating to MANITTTMFPSGLPLHPEAAPLSRVSLQVQEVYPFHDGWNVACFIILLLFILTVLSLAALAVLYELLDCGCCAKGKTHRQLQEEGPGGFSKLMSSLRRAPESHTEVV from the coding sequence ATGGCCAACATCACTACTACCATGTTCCCTAGTGGTCTCCCATTGCACCCAGAGGCAGCCCCTCTCTCCCGAGTTTCCTTGCAGGTCCAGGAAGTGTATCCCTTCCATGATGGCTGGAATGTGGCCTGtttcatcatcctcctcctcttcatccttaCTGTACTATCTCTGGCTGCCTTGGCTGTGCTCTACGAGCTCTTGGACTGTGGGTGCTGTGCCAAGGGAAAGACCCATCGCCAGCTACAGGAGGAGGGGCCAGGAGGCTTCAGCAAGCTGATGAGCAGCCTGCGCCGGGCACCAGAATCCCACACTGAGGTGGTATAG